A region of Nitrospinota bacterium DNA encodes the following proteins:
- a CDS encoding cytidine deaminase, giving the protein MDNDKPDSLVTDDDLISIARQAMENAYAPYSKFRVGAAALTSDGRIFTGVNVENASYGLTVCAERVAVFKAVSEGFTRITRLAVVSSSGEKTFPCGACRQVISEFGDVAIVIAADGGEPARMGIRELLPSPFGGDSIK; this is encoded by the coding sequence ATGGACAACGATAAACCCGATTCGCTTGTTACCGATGACGACCTCATCTCCATCGCCCGGCAGGCAATGGAGAACGCCTACGCCCCATATTCGAAGTTCCGCGTTGGCGCCGCGGCGCTCACCTCCGACGGGCGGATATTTACCGGCGTCAATGTGGAGAACGCCTCCTACGGGCTAACGGTATGCGCCGAGCGGGTGGCGGTGTTCAAGGCGGTGTCCGAGGGTTTCACGCGCATAACACGGCTGGCGGTGGTATCGTCATCCGGCGAAAAAACGTTCCCCTGCGGCGCTTGCAGGCAGGTGATAAGCGAGTTCGGCGACGTGGCCATAGTGATTGCGGCCGATGGCGGCGAACCTGCGCGAATGGGCATAAGGGAACTGCTTCCAAGCCCCTTTGGCGGCGATTCCATAAAATAA
- a CDS encoding CinA family nicotinamide mononucleotide deamidase-related protein codes for MKKAIIITVGNEVTSGHIINSNAAWLAKAIEPLGLTPERVLTLRDEEKTLAAEIRQAMNKYDVIFITGGLGPTHDDVTKPAICKAFNAKLVRDRKALGYVRAHFRKINKPMGPVNESQADAPEGCVVIPNRFGTAPCIHFSRGGHLLFAMPGVPYEMKGIMETEVIPRLKKALPKRTIKRVVIHTSGISESGLYSKIEQAGGAPKGVEMAYLPSLWQVDLRLTATGRTPREASGKLDKAVKTVLKVAGPYAFGRDGVSLEEAIGIKLVAKGLKLASAESCTGGRFAARITSVSGSSLYFLEGLVTYSNNSKIKRLNVKPGTLLKYGAVSAETAAEMAEGACKSTGADIGMSATGVAGPSGGTKEKPVGLVYVGMCAKGRVETRQFLFGEERNRNQDRTVREMLNWLWAVCNSI; via the coding sequence ATGAAAAAGGCGATAATCATCACCGTGGGCAACGAGGTAACCTCGGGCCACATAATAAACTCCAACGCGGCGTGGCTGGCCAAGGCGATAGAGCCTTTAGGTCTAACGCCGGAGCGGGTGCTAACCCTCCGCGACGAGGAAAAAACCCTGGCCGCCGAAATCCGCCAGGCCATGAATAAATACGACGTGATTTTTATCACCGGCGGCCTGGGCCCCACCCATGACGATGTCACAAAACCCGCCATCTGCAAAGCGTTCAACGCGAAACTGGTCCGGGACAGAAAGGCGCTGGGCTATGTGCGGGCGCATTTTAGAAAGATAAACAAGCCCATGGGGCCGGTGAACGAAAGCCAGGCCGACGCGCCGGAAGGGTGTGTTGTAATTCCCAACCGCTTCGGCACGGCGCCCTGCATCCATTTCAGCCGTGGCGGTCACCTTTTATTCGCCATGCCCGGCGTGCCTTACGAGATGAAGGGGATAATGGAAACGGAAGTTATCCCAAGGCTTAAAAAAGCGCTACCCAAAAGGACAATCAAACGGGTGGTCATCCATACCTCCGGCATTTCCGAATCGGGTCTTTACTCCAAAATAGAGCAGGCCGGAGGCGCTCCCAAAGGTGTGGAGATGGCTTATCTGCCTTCGTTGTGGCAGGTGGATTTGCGGCTGACGGCCACGGGCAGAACCCCGCGGGAGGCCAGCGGGAAGCTGGACAAGGCCGTAAAAACCGTTTTGAAAGTGGCGGGGCCGTACGCTTTTGGGAGGGACGGCGTTTCGCTGGAGGAAGCCATCGGCATAAAACTGGTGGCCAAGGGGCTTAAACTGGCATCCGCCGAAAGTTGCACCGGTGGGCGGTTCGCCGCCAGGATAACCTCGGTTTCCGGCTCGTCCCTCTATTTTCTGGAAGGGCTGGTGACGTACAGCAACAACTCCAAAATAAAAAGGTTGAACGTAAAACCCGGCACGTTGTTAAAGTATGGAGCCGTTAGCGCCGAAACCGCGGCGGAGATGGCCGAGGGGGCGTGCAAATCCACCGGGGCCGACATAGGCATGTCCGCCACTGGGGTGGCCGGGCCTTCCGGCGGCACAAAGGAAAAACCCGTGGGGCTTGTGTATGTGGGGATGTGCGCGAAAGGCCGGGTGGAAACCCGCCAGTTCCTGTTCGGCGAGGAGCGCAACCGCAACCAGGATCGCACGGTGAGGGAAATGTTAAACTGGCTGTGGGCCGTTTGTAACTCCATTTGA
- a CDS encoding ribulose-phosphate 3-epimerase codes for MNTRKTLVAPSILSADFGRLAEEVAAVERGGADWIHVDVMDGHFVPNITIGPLVVEGLRKYTKLPLDVHLMIENADRYARDFASAGADIITVHAEASPHLHRTISLIKSLGKKAGVSLNPASSLSMLDHIIHEVDMVLLMSVNPGFGGQTFIQNSLAKARSLRALVDGMGLAIDIEMDGGIKGDNAAPVREAGVNVLVAGSAIFKSADYAGTIATIRG; via the coding sequence ATGAACACTCGAAAAACCCTTGTAGCGCCTTCAATCCTTTCCGCCGATTTCGGCAGGCTGGCCGAAGAGGTGGCCGCCGTGGAGCGCGGCGGAGCGGACTGGATCCACGTGGACGTGATGGATGGCCATTTCGTGCCCAACATCACCATCGGCCCGCTGGTGGTGGAAGGTCTGCGCAAATACACCAAACTGCCGTTGGACGTGCATCTGATGATAGAGAACGCCGACAGGTACGCGCGGGATTTCGCCTCCGCCGGGGCGGACATCATAACCGTCCACGCCGAGGCGTCGCCCCATTTGCACCGCACCATTTCGCTTATCAAAAGCCTGGGCAAAAAAGCAGGGGTCTCATTGAACCCCGCCTCCAGCCTGAGCATGCTGGACCATATCATCCACGAGGTGGACATGGTTTTGCTCATGTCCGTAAACCCCGGGTTCGGCGGGCAAACGTTCATTCAAAACTCCCTGGCCAAGGCGCGGAGCCTGAGGGCCCTGGTGGATGGCATGGGGCTAGCCATAGACATAGAGATGGACGGGGGCATAAAAGGGGACAACGCCGCCCCGGTGCGGGAGGCCGGGGTGAACGTGCTGGTGGCCGGGTCCGCCATTTTCAAAAGCGCCGATTACGCGGGAACCATCGCCACCATCCGGGGCTGA
- a CDS encoding RluA family pseudouridine synthase, whose product MAIEVVYEDNHIIVVLKPFNMPTQSDASNDPDLLTVVKEHLKTTYNKPGAVYLGLVHRLDRPVGGLVVFAKTSKAASRLSDQLRKKEVRKEYLAMVEGTPDKERDRLTHYIAKDREKNRVRAYKHPHGDAKEAVLDYELAWTDGKVSVLKVNPITGRPHQIRSQLSAIGHPIVGDLKYGASSPTPNKNIMLFARGITFNHPVKKEDVTFSAKPPKGWPKI is encoded by the coding sequence ATGGCCATAGAAGTAGTGTACGAGGACAACCACATTATCGTGGTCCTAAAACCTTTCAACATGCCCACCCAGTCCGACGCCTCCAACGACCCGGACTTGTTGACGGTGGTGAAAGAGCATCTTAAAACAACCTATAACAAGCCCGGCGCGGTTTACCTTGGGCTTGTGCACAGGCTGGACAGGCCCGTGGGAGGGCTGGTGGTGTTCGCGAAAACATCCAAGGCCGCCTCGCGCCTGTCGGACCAGCTCCGGAAGAAAGAGGTGCGCAAGGAATATCTCGCCATGGTGGAGGGGACGCCGGACAAGGAGCGGGATAGGCTGACCCATTACATAGCCAAGGACCGGGAAAAGAACCGTGTGCGGGCGTACAAACATCCCCACGGGGACGCCAAAGAGGCGGTGCTGGATTATGAGCTGGCATGGACGGATGGGAAAGTGAGCGTGTTGAAGGTGAACCCTATCACCGGCAGGCCGCACCAGATCCGCTCCCAGCTCTCGGCCATTGGCCACCCTATCGTGGGCGACTTAAAATACGGCGCCAGCTCCCCCACGCCAAACAAGAACATAATGCTGTTTGCCCGGGGGATTACGTTTAACCATCCCGTAAAGAAGGAAGATGTGACTTTCAGCGCCAAACCGCCCAAAGGCTGGCCGAAGATATAG
- a CDS encoding J domain-containing protein — translation MFGRESAARRILGVDEGAGITEIRRAYRQLAFKHHPDRNPQDPSAHRRFANMTNAYIVLAKGRPMDIADDNGLLPRKADPLQTRNGYMEWWRRKFGF, via the coding sequence ATGTTCGGCCGGGAGTCCGCCGCCCGCAGGATACTGGGGGTGGACGAAGGGGCGGGGATAACCGAAATCCGCCGCGCATACCGCCAGCTGGCGTTTAAACACCATCCGGACAGGAATCCGCAAGACCCCTCCGCCCACCGCCGTTTCGCCAACATGACCAACGCCTACATAGTTCTGGCCAAGGGACGCCCCATGGACATTGCGGACGATAACGGTTTATTGCCCCGGAAAGCGGACCCGTTACAGACCAGAAACGGTTACATGGAGTGGTGGCGCAGGAAGTTCGGGTTTTAA
- a CDS encoding HEAT repeat domain-containing protein, with the protein MFEKIKVGGFLSKYPKAEGPERKGLIEKLDALWEFAIPMAADELRYNRMLYMDAAEIFEKLYKKERLPVYIKGLGDSKDNVRALYKETLKKQGKASILPNLADSLASDDNVLRRTAGEMIVEIGDASVTYKIIPLLKSENRDVKKTAMDTLASLKSEKASEAILPLMDDPDSWVRRKAVEAVCRLKDKATLAKLRHVALNEKDAAILKMVIETVGEIGGKEDAVAILGLIRNPDMMIRQMAAGAVIAIADSEIVPKVVELLMDEDVNTRRTAVDVLNGLKDPKTAGALVRAIKDGDWWVREIATDALSALGGEKISQMIMGLLTDQDEYARRSAVEFYCRVKDPAAFQILLNLLADKDWWVREKAITALGLIGDPAAIPHIEKLVGDKEVKWAIPSALAAIGGAAALKPLGLMLKDSQRAIRLEALRAVTLIDSDETVGLLKRAALDQDVEVMASALKLLREKTGQVWLKEDVEAELGKEEKAPVTKAAPQTVTPIINRVDVKPGEIFTEAILVADLCNSTDMANTYGDNFVFQLASEFCNIILAAAEDEKVSFSKSTGDGYLMTFPSVENALGTAKRTLDELAARNAAVEPKRRIASRFAVNIGECRVDMNGDRQGVAVNMTFRVDGVKRDTMIPAPGGVGADEMPMENRILLTEPASLDIKGNARFPTRLLGFFELKGITGLHRIYQLMEGG; encoded by the coding sequence ATGTTCGAGAAAATCAAGGTTGGCGGGTTTCTTTCCAAATATCCCAAAGCGGAGGGGCCGGAAAGAAAAGGCCTCATCGAAAAACTGGACGCGCTGTGGGAATTCGCCATTCCCATGGCCGCCGACGAGTTGCGCTACAACCGCATGCTCTACATGGACGCCGCCGAGATTTTCGAGAAGCTTTATAAAAAAGAACGGCTTCCGGTTTACATCAAAGGGCTTGGCGACTCCAAAGACAACGTGCGCGCCCTGTATAAAGAGACCCTAAAGAAGCAGGGGAAAGCCTCTATATTGCCCAACCTGGCGGACAGCCTGGCCAGCGACGACAATGTTTTGCGCAGGACAGCCGGGGAAATGATAGTTGAAATAGGCGACGCTTCGGTGACCTATAAAATTATTCCCCTGCTCAAAAGCGAGAACCGCGACGTAAAGAAAACCGCCATGGACACCCTGGCGTCCCTCAAATCCGAAAAAGCCTCGGAAGCCATCTTGCCCTTGATGGACGATCCGGACTCCTGGGTGAGGCGCAAGGCGGTGGAGGCGGTGTGCAGGCTTAAAGACAAGGCCACCCTCGCAAAGCTCCGGCATGTGGCGTTGAACGAAAAAGACGCGGCCATCCTGAAAATGGTCATAGAAACGGTAGGGGAGATTGGCGGCAAAGAGGACGCCGTGGCCATTCTCGGGCTCATTAGAAACCCGGACATGATGATAAGGCAGATGGCCGCCGGAGCCGTTATAGCGATCGCCGATTCGGAGATCGTGCCCAAAGTGGTGGAGCTTCTCATGGATGAGGACGTGAACACACGCAGGACCGCCGTGGATGTTCTCAACGGGCTTAAAGACCCGAAAACCGCCGGGGCGCTGGTGCGCGCCATAAAAGATGGGGACTGGTGGGTGCGGGAGATAGCCACCGACGCTTTATCCGCCCTTGGAGGCGAGAAGATAAGCCAGATGATAATGGGTTTGCTCACCGACCAGGACGAGTACGCCCGGAGGTCCGCGGTGGAGTTTTATTGCCGGGTGAAAGATCCGGCGGCATTTCAAATACTCTTAAACCTTCTGGCCGATAAAGACTGGTGGGTGCGCGAAAAAGCCATAACCGCCCTGGGGCTGATAGGCGACCCTGCGGCCATTCCCCACATCGAAAAGCTGGTGGGGGACAAAGAGGTGAAATGGGCCATACCCTCCGCGCTGGCCGCCATCGGGGGAGCCGCCGCGCTAAAACCGTTGGGCCTGATGCTCAAAGACAGCCAGCGGGCCATAAGGCTGGAAGCGCTCCGCGCCGTGACGCTGATAGATTCGGACGAGACGGTGGGCCTGCTAAAACGGGCCGCGTTGGACCAGGACGTTGAAGTGATGGCCTCGGCCCTGAAACTCCTGCGGGAAAAAACAGGGCAGGTGTGGCTGAAAGAGGACGTTGAGGCGGAACTGGGCAAGGAAGAGAAGGCCCCCGTAACCAAAGCCGCCCCTCAAACCGTTACGCCCATAATAAACAGGGTGGATGTGAAACCTGGCGAGATATTCACGGAGGCCATCCTGGTGGCGGACCTTTGCAATTCCACAGACATGGCCAACACCTATGGCGACAATTTCGTTTTCCAGCTGGCGTCGGAGTTCTGCAACATAATCCTCGCCGCCGCCGAGGACGAGAAAGTCAGTTTCTCCAAAAGTACCGGTGACGGATACCTGATGACTTTCCCTTCGGTGGAAAACGCGCTGGGAACCGCCAAGCGGACTCTGGACGAGTTGGCGGCGCGCAACGCCGCCGTGGAGCCCAAACGCAGGATAGCGTCCCGGTTCGCAGTGAACATCGGGGAATGCCGCGTGGACATGAACGGCGACAGGCAAGGGGTGGCGGTGAACATGACCTTCCGTGTGGACGGGGTGAAAAGGGACACCATGATCCCGGCGCCGGGGGGAGTGGGCGCGGACGAAATGCCCATGGAAAACAGGATATTGCTCACGGAGCCGGCCAGCCTGGACATCAAGGGTAACGCCAGGTTCCCCACCCGGCTGTTGGGCTTTTTCGAGTTGAAAGGGATAACCGGCCTGCACCGGATATATCAGCTGATGGAGGGCGGATAA
- a CDS encoding cold shock domain-containing protein: protein MATGKVKWFNNAKGYGFIKEEERDGDVFVHYTAISGEGYKTLQDGQPVQFEIFEGPKGLHAKNVMKL from the coding sequence ATGGCTACGGGGAAGGTCAAATGGTTCAACAACGCTAAGGGGTATGGCTTCATAAAAGAAGAAGAGCGGGATGGGGACGTTTTCGTCCATTACACCGCCATTTCCGGCGAGGGTTATAAAACCCTTCAAGACGGCCAGCCGGTGCAATTCGAAATATTTGAAGGCCCTAAGGGTCTGCACGCCAAGAACGTAATGAAGCTGTAA
- a CDS encoding metallophosphoesterase yields the protein MFFLIAFSVYLGAHIYVGARLIGPLKTAHPRKFALWVILLLHTLLLPSMFVIRNNAWAWETPWIYNMVFIGAGFMTIVFPYTVVRDAGWVIARIAIKASERAGAEDNLKLDFNPDRRRFLIEVTNGLVAGAAAITTGAAYHKASRDPAFLQVTIPIKNLPSAFDGYKLAHITDVHLCPTLRGGYLKRIVERINPLHADMVMVTGDMVDGYVRELREDMSWLGRLNAPDGVYFVTGNHEYYWGALDWLGEINRMGVTTLVNEHRVISRGSSKMLLAGIPDHSAGKDIPGHLPDTDRAQHGAPPCDFKLMMAHQPRSASYVSAAGFQLMVCGHTHGGQFFPWNLVIPLFHPVPPGLSEYNGMPVYTSRGAAYWGPPLRLGAPSEITLLTLTAA from the coding sequence ATGTTTTTCCTAATCGCGTTCTCGGTTTACCTGGGGGCCCATATTTATGTGGGGGCCAGATTAATCGGACCGTTGAAAACCGCCCATCCCCGAAAGTTCGCCCTATGGGTGATCCTTCTGCTTCACACACTGCTCCTCCCTTCCATGTTCGTCATCCGAAACAACGCCTGGGCGTGGGAGACGCCGTGGATATACAACATGGTGTTCATCGGGGCGGGGTTTATGACCATCGTTTTCCCCTATACGGTTGTCCGCGACGCGGGCTGGGTTATAGCGAGAATCGCCATAAAGGCCAGTGAACGGGCAGGCGCGGAAGATAACCTCAAACTGGATTTCAATCCGGACAGACGCCGGTTCCTGATTGAAGTCACCAACGGATTGGTGGCAGGCGCGGCGGCTATCACCACCGGGGCGGCATATCACAAAGCCAGCCGCGACCCGGCGTTTTTACAGGTGACGATTCCCATAAAAAATCTGCCGTCCGCTTTCGATGGTTACAAGCTGGCCCATATCACCGATGTCCATTTATGCCCCACCCTGAGGGGCGGCTACCTTAAACGGATAGTGGAAAGGATAAACCCGCTCCACGCTGACATGGTAATGGTGACCGGCGACATGGTGGACGGCTATGTCCGCGAATTAAGAGAGGACATGAGTTGGCTGGGCCGGTTGAACGCTCCCGACGGCGTTTATTTCGTTACCGGAAACCACGAGTATTACTGGGGCGCGCTGGACTGGCTGGGGGAGATAAACCGGATGGGTGTGACCACCCTGGTGAACGAACACAGGGTGATAAGCCGGGGCTCCTCCAAAATGCTTTTGGCCGGGATACCAGACCACAGCGCCGGAAAAGATATTCCCGGCCACCTGCCGGACACGGACAGGGCCCAGCATGGAGCGCCCCCCTGCGATTTCAAGCTGATGATGGCCCATCAGCCCAGAAGCGCCTCATACGTATCCGCCGCCGGGTTCCAGCTGATGGTGTGCGGGCATACCCACGGCGGACAGTTTTTCCCTTGGAACCTTGTCATCCCCCTGTTCCACCCGGTGCCGCCGGGGTTGAGTGAATACAATGGCATGCCCGTTTACACAAGCCGGGGCGCGGCATACTGGGGCCCGCCGCTGAGGCTTGGCGCCCCTTCGGAAATAACCCTGTTAACCCTTACCGCCGCCTGA
- a CDS encoding formylglycine-generating enzyme family protein — translation MAVLFPALVFIAACGDGTDAPEGMAYIPEGCFEMGDTRYMGLPNERPVHKVCLNGFYLDKYEVTQTLFQSVMGSNPARFSDCPTCPVDQATWQEAHDFCASQGKRLPTEAEWEYSARELTGNGLYCNNKDSVSPADVNYGWDYGHGPTPVGSFPPNALGIYDLCGNVWEWLNDWYGYDYYSQSPLYNPQGPPSGERHSIRGGSWDHKLESLRVSFRWGLLPGQRGYDNGFRCAK, via the coding sequence ATGGCTGTCTTGTTCCCGGCGCTTGTTTTCATCGCCGCCTGCGGCGACGGCACAGATGCTCCCGAAGGCATGGCCTACATTCCTGAAGGCTGTTTTGAAATGGGAGACACGCGCTACATGGGACTGCCCAACGAGCGTCCCGTCCACAAGGTATGCCTGAACGGTTTCTACCTGGATAAATACGAGGTTACCCAAACCCTGTTCCAGTCCGTGATGGGCTCGAACCCGGCCAGGTTCAGCGATTGCCCCACATGCCCGGTGGACCAGGCCACGTGGCAGGAGGCCCACGACTTTTGCGCCAGCCAGGGAAAACGGTTGCCAACCGAGGCCGAGTGGGAATATTCAGCGCGTGAGCTTACCGGCAACGGCCTGTACTGCAACAATAAAGACAGCGTATCACCCGCCGACGTGAATTATGGATGGGACTATGGGCACGGCCCCACACCTGTGGGCAGTTTCCCGCCCAACGCCCTGGGAATATACGACCTCTGCGGCAACGTATGGGAATGGCTTAACGACTGGTACGGTTACGACTATTATTCCCAAAGCCCGCTTTACAATCCCCAGGGGCCCCCATCCGGCGAGCGGCATTCCATCCGGGGCGGCTCGTGGGATCACAAGCTGGAAAGCCTTAGGGTCTCTTTCCGCTGGGGATTATTACCCGGCCAGCGCGGGTATGACAACGGGTTCCGTTGCGCCAAATGA
- a CDS encoding efflux RND transporter periplasmic adaptor subunit translates to MKKKIAFVAVGLVALFAGGFYFSGDGGNEAKNRIKTMVTKRGDLVLSISATGAIEPNFQVEVKSKASGEIMDFPYEPGDTVKKGDRLLTLDPSTEQRNLAQIEADRWRAKADVESAQASLDEARSKYNRAKALMAEELISQQDMESAASLYASAQAKLSVAQAAERRAAIAVEEAKDRVRDTVVTSPMDGILLEKTVERGQIISSGISSFTGGTKLCVVADVSRVFILVTVDETDIGKVAPGQRARITVDAHPENVFEGVVERVYPKGEEQDKITIFKVKVEIIGEGRTLLKSQMTANVDIIQSVRKNVIAVPDEALKTDDEGKTRYVTLLVNGKQEKRFVKTGLSNGFDTEIAEGLSGNETVITRMPAPPKDEDK, encoded by the coding sequence ATGAAGAAGAAAATAGCGTTTGTAGCCGTTGGTTTGGTGGCGCTTTTCGCCGGGGGGTTCTACTTTTCCGGGGATGGTGGAAACGAGGCGAAAAACCGGATCAAGACCATGGTGACCAAACGGGGCGACCTGGTTTTGTCCATTTCCGCCACCGGGGCCATAGAGCCGAATTTCCAGGTGGAGGTAAAGTCTAAAGCCTCGGGCGAGATAATGGATTTTCCCTACGAGCCTGGCGATACGGTAAAAAAGGGAGACAGGCTGTTAACGCTGGATCCTTCCACGGAACAACGCAACCTGGCCCAGATAGAGGCGGACAGGTGGCGGGCGAAAGCGGATGTGGAATCGGCCCAGGCTTCTCTGGATGAAGCCCGCTCCAAATATAACCGGGCCAAGGCGCTGATGGCAGAGGAACTTATTTCCCAGCAGGACATGGAAAGCGCCGCAAGCCTTTACGCCTCCGCCCAGGCGAAACTGTCGGTGGCGCAGGCGGCGGAACGCCGGGCGGCCATTGCCGTGGAAGAGGCCAAAGACCGGGTGAGAGACACGGTGGTCACTTCTCCCATGGACGGGATTTTGCTGGAGAAGACCGTGGAGCGGGGGCAGATAATATCCTCTGGCATATCATCGTTCACCGGCGGGACGAAGCTTTGCGTGGTGGCGGATGTGTCCCGTGTATTCATACTCGTCACAGTGGACGAGACCGACATAGGCAAAGTTGCCCCGGGCCAGAGGGCCAGGATAACCGTGGACGCCCACCCGGAGAATGTTTTTGAGGGGGTGGTGGAGCGGGTTTACCCCAAAGGGGAAGAGCAGGACAAGATAACCATTTTCAAAGTGAAAGTGGAGATTATAGGCGAGGGACGCACGTTGTTGAAATCTCAAATGACCGCCAATGTGGACATCATCCAGAGCGTGCGCAAAAACGTTATCGCCGTGCCCGATGAGGCGTTGAAGACCGATGATGAAGGCAAAACCCGGTATGTGACGCTTCTGGTCAACGGCAAACAGGAGAAACGGTTTGTGAAAACCGGCCTTTCCAACGGGTTCGACACGGAGATAGCGGAAGGGCTATCGGGGAATGAAACCGTTATTACACGCATGCCAGCGCCCCCTAAAGACGAGGATAAATAA
- a CDS encoding ABC transporter ATP-binding protein has product MIEIDNLRKVYSLDGAQVEAVAGVTFGIERGSFTALMGPSGSGKSTLMNILGLLDTPTSGRYELDGRDVSNLADDELALVRNRQLGFVFQSHNLLPRNTVLENVCLPLYYRGEAEPMEKARRALSQVGLSARENHYPGQISGGESQRTAIARAIVGNPKVILADEPTGNLDSKTGAQIMDILVDLNKEGVTIVVVTHDSEIASHAHRIIRMRDGKLVD; this is encoded by the coding sequence ATGATAGAAATCGACAACTTAAGAAAAGTTTACAGCCTGGACGGGGCTCAGGTGGAGGCTGTGGCGGGCGTCACTTTTGGGATTGAGCGGGGTTCCTTTACTGCCCTTATGGGCCCTTCCGGCTCCGGCAAATCCACGCTGATGAACATCCTGGGCCTGCTGGACACACCCACGTCGGGCCGGTACGAGTTGGATGGGCGGGACGTTTCCAACCTGGCCGACGACGAACTGGCCCTGGTGAGAAACCGCCAGCTGGGTTTCGTTTTCCAGAGCCATAACCTGCTACCCAGAAACACTGTGCTGGAGAATGTGTGCCTGCCCCTGTATTACCGGGGGGAGGCGGAGCCTATGGAAAAAGCCCGCCGCGCCCTTTCGCAAGTGGGGTTGAGCGCCCGCGAGAACCATTATCCGGGGCAGATTTCCGGCGGCGAGTCCCAGCGGACAGCCATTGCCCGCGCCATTGTGGGGAACCCGAAAGTGATTCTGGCGGACGAACCCACCGGCAACCTGGATTCCAAAACCGGCGCCCAGATAATGGACATACTGGTGGATTTAAATAAAGAAGGGGTGACCATTGTGGTGGTGACCCACGATTCCGAGATAGCCTCCCACGCCCACAGGATTATAAGAATGCGGGATGGAAAGCTGGTGGATTGA
- a CDS encoding type II toxin-antitoxin system HicB family antitoxin, which translates to MLFNVILEPAEEGGFNVTVPALDGCFTQGDTESEALENAKEAIRCYLEGLSKLNQIKTSPSAVVEEVEVTF; encoded by the coding sequence ATGTTATTCAATGTGATTCTTGAGCCCGCAGAGGAGGGTGGATTTAACGTGACCGTTCCCGCGCTGGACGGGTGTTTTACCCAGGGGGATACGGAAAGCGAAGCATTGGAAAACGCCAAAGAAGCTATCCGTTGCTATCTTGAAGGTCTTTCAAAACTGAACCAGATTAAAACTTCACCCAGCGCAGTTGTCGAGGAGGTGGAGGTCACGTTTTGA
- a CDS encoding type II toxin-antitoxin system HicA family toxin: MSKTFSGKELVKALRRMGFYVDHQRGSHIFMHNLGKGISVIVPLHSEIKKGTLNSIIKKAGITTDELKKLL, translated from the coding sequence TTGAGCAAAACTTTCTCCGGGAAAGAGTTGGTGAAAGCTTTGCGCCGGATGGGATTTTATGTGGACCATCAGCGGGGCAGTCATATTTTTATGCACAACCTGGGAAAGGGGATATCTGTAATTGTTCCGTTGCACAGCGAGATCAAAAAAGGAACACTAAATAGCATTATCAAAAAGGCTGGCATTACAACCGATGAGCTAAAGAAGTTACTATGA